One segment of Setaria viridis chromosome 4, Setaria_viridis_v4.0, whole genome shotgun sequence DNA contains the following:
- the LOC117853641 gene encoding G-type lectin S-receptor-like serine/threonine-protein kinase LECRK3 has protein sequence MTSTQYLTSSSGIFVFGFCNIDPSNNSNQLLLAIWFNFGAPDSANKKVVWFARDLTSNRTVIATKQSVLKFAETGRVSLVDGQSELWSPSNPFGSALVLQDSGNLQLISKDGVPWESFSNPTDTLLPGQNMSNRPGEYLQSRNTDTDFSPGRFTLNLQDDGNIVLYMKEIDVPSDLGAPYWAAMTNGKKMAPTLFFNDSGNLYYTFINNNTEPVYLTTERPLNSFEMYYHYAALDPDGTIRVYVHQKNNTDSSLWDVFSQFPGDGCSRRTNFGLEGMCGPNAYCTIDKEERLDCECPYGYVFVDEQHKYKGCRPNFVPHTCNGKENSTEFMTMQVPYTSWSNQSTYKKFILTSTTTLEQCNSSCLEDCFCKAVLIDGSSCMFMGMLTAGKVTQDTSMTALIKIRANTSVPVPDPLPVPASVRSIWFYITIGIAFLLSASIIYILWQINISKMAKRNQPGLRIFTSKELKRATKNKKKELGKGSFGKVYQGKLSYLNPPHVAVKELIGSNEYSEKDFENEVRSIGQIHHCNLVRMIGYCKEGTDRKLVFEYMQGGTLANFIIRSKRPCWSCLSEAAIGIAKGLEYLHEGCNPKIIHCDIKPDNILFDDKHIPKITDFGIAKLLGDQKTQQTFTNTLAGTMPYIAPEWFGVGNVRSKVDVYSFGVVLLEMICCKRAKGKQPPPKDQDPRIMFCLREAESLIRSGRFEELVQGESEALADMESVKRFSHVAIWCLQDSSMRPRMRKVVQMLEGVVKVDPLPDSSMSSIFSPMHPTSSETNPSSSTVHIIQVE, from the coding sequence ATGACATCCACTCAATACCTGACCAGCTCCTCAGGCATCTTCGTCTTTGGCTTCTGCAACATTGATCCTAGCAACAACTCAAACCAGCTCCTCCTCGCCATATGGTTCAACTTCGGTGCACCCGATTCCGCAAACAAGAAGGTTGTGTGGTTCGCAAGAGATTTGACCTCGAACCGCACAGTGATTGCCACGAAGCAGTCTGTCCTCAAGTTCGCTGAAACTGGTCGGGTCTCCCTTGTCGACGGCCAGAGTGAACTATGGAGTCCTAGCAACCCATTCGGCTCTGCTCTCGTCCTCCAGGACTCCGGCAACCTCCAACTCATTTCCAAAGATGGTGTACCTTGGGAGAGCTTCAGCAATCCTACCGACACCCTCCTCCCAGGCCAAAACATGAGCAATAGACCAGGAGAATATCTTCAATCGAGGAACACAGATACAGATTTCTCTCCTGGGCGTTTTACTCTGAATCTTCAAGATGATGGCAATATCGTTTTGTACATGAAGGAAATAGATGTTCCAAGTGATTTAGGTGCTCCATACTGGGCTGCTATGACAAACGGTAAGAAAATGGCACCGACTCTTTTCTTCAATGACTCCGGGAACCTCTACTACACTTTCATCAATAACAACACTGAGCCTGTCTACCTGACAACGGAGCGGCCACTGAACTCCTTTGAGATGTACTACCATTACGCAGCACTGGATCCAGATGGCACCATCCGTGTCTATGTCCATCAAAAGAATAACACCGATAGCAGCTTGTGGGATGTGTTCAGTCAATTCCCGGGTGATGGATGCAGCAGGAGAACCAACTTCGGTTTAGAAGGTATGTGTGGGCCAAATGCATACTGCACCATAGACAAAGAGGAGCGCCTAGATTGTGAATGCCCATATGGGTATGTTTTTGTGGATGAACAACATAAATACAAAGGTTGCAGGCCGAACTTTGTACCCCACACCTGCAACGGGAAAGAAAACTCCACTGAATTCATGACAATGCAGGTGCCCTACACTTCCTGGAGTAATCAATCAACATATAAGAAGTttatattaacatctacaacCACATTAGAGCAATGCAATTCCTCCTGCTTAGAAGACTGCTTCTGCAAAGCCGTATTGATCGATGGAAGTAGTTGCATGTTTATGGGGATGCTAACAGCCGGGAAGGTGACACAAGACACCAGCATGACAGCACTGATCAAAATACGAGCAAATACTTCTGTCCCAGTTCCAGACCCACTCCCGGTACCAGCATCAGTGAGAAGTATATGGTTCTACATAACCATAGGTATTGCATTTTTACTTTCAGCCTCTATCATCTATATCCTATGGCAAATCAACATCAGTAAGATGGCTAAAAGGAACCAACCAGGTCTGAGAATTTTCACTAGCAAGGAACTTAAACGAGCaactaaaaacaaaaaaaaggaactgGGCAAAGGAAGCTTTGGCAAAGTATACCAGGGTAAGTTGAGTTATTTAAATCCACCTCATGTCGCAGTAAAGGAACTCATTGGGTCAAATGAATACAGTGAGAAGGATTTTGAAAATGAGGTGAGATCTATCGGCCAGATTCACCACTGCAACCTGGTTCGCATGATTGGGTACTGCAAAGAAGGTACGGACCGGAAGCTGGTCTTCGAGTACATGCAAGGTGGCACCTTAGCCAATTTCATCATCAGGtccaaacggccatgttggagctGCCTCTCAGAGGCGGCAATAGGCATAGCCAAAGGGCTGGAGTACCTACACGAAGGCTGCAATCCAAAAATCATCCACTGCGACATCAAGCCCGACAATATACTATTTGATGACAAACATATACCAAAGATAACAGACTTTGGCATCGCAAAGCTACTTGGAGACCAGAAGACACAGCAAACATTCACCAACACACTTGCAGGTACAATGCCATATATAGCACCTGAATGGTTTGGTGTAGGCAACGTAAGAAGTAAGGTGGACGTGTATAGCTTTGGTGTTGTACTGCTCGAAATGATATGCTGCAAAAGAGCCAAAGGAAAGCAGCCACCTCCTAAAGATCAGGATCCCAGAATCATGTTCTGTTTGAGAGAGGCAGAGAGCTTGATCAGGAGTGGGAGGTTTGAGGAGTTAGTGCAGGGAGAGAGCGAAGCACTGGCAGATATGGAAAGCGTGAAGAGATTCTCACATGTGGCGATCTGGTGCCTGCAGGACTCATCAATGAGGCCAAGGATGCGCAAAGTGGTGCAGATGCTAGAAGGTGTTGTGAAAGTCGACCCTCTGCCTGACTCTTCAATGTCTTCAATCTTCTCTCCTATGCACCCTACCAGCAGTGAGACCAATCCCTCTAGCAGCACAGTTCATATTATCCAAGTTGAATGA